The following are encoded in a window of Verrucomicrobiota bacterium genomic DNA:
- a CDS encoding adenylate kinase — MDLALIGPSGAGKGTHVAWLKENYDLIHIATGDLLRENLDQVTALGLLAKKYMTQGELVPDEVVGAMIDEKLRKTPKDNGLLFDGFPRTIHQARFLDTLLKEIHRALKAVIYLKVADEEIIKRLSGRLICRECLGPFHRTLRPFESCPHQKCSGEHLYQRSDDIPDTIRIRLRVFHRVCGPLVDYYQRAGRLIILDAEGEPEAVGTSLIQTVESIRSGKARYATAADLSRIQPRDVFTPHPLPKAAMRRALDLVLLGAPGCGKGTQAEELSKQFPLRHVATGDLFREHLKNQTDLGKLAKAYMDQGDLVPDDITDAMVAERLSHPDTTEGFILDGYPRTLQQAEALQETLGGLKRKLAGVIYIKVPDAEIVSRLSGRLICRQCQTPFHLRFKPPAKPGLCDLCQGPLYQREDDNPETVETRLRTFHAQTEPLIEYYRQAGLLIEIDGAAPLADVTAKTIEAVKKLSAPSPFKRIHRH, encoded by the coding sequence ATGGACCTGGCATTGATCGGCCCCTCCGGCGCAGGCAAAGGCACTCACGTCGCCTGGCTGAAAGAGAATTACGACCTGATTCATATCGCGACCGGCGATTTGCTGCGGGAGAACCTGGATCAGGTCACCGCGCTGGGGTTGCTCGCCAAGAAATACATGACCCAGGGCGAGTTGGTGCCGGATGAGGTCGTCGGCGCCATGATCGACGAGAAACTCCGTAAAACTCCCAAGGACAACGGGCTGCTGTTTGACGGTTTCCCCCGAACGATCCACCAGGCCAGATTCCTGGACACGCTCCTCAAAGAAATCCATCGCGCGCTCAAGGCAGTGATCTATCTGAAAGTTGCGGATGAAGAGATTATCAAGCGGCTGTCCGGCCGGCTGATTTGCCGCGAGTGCCTTGGCCCCTTTCACCGAACCCTCCGGCCGTTCGAGAGTTGTCCGCACCAAAAATGTTCGGGCGAACATCTCTACCAGAGATCGGACGACATTCCCGACACGATCCGAATTCGCTTGCGGGTTTTCCACCGCGTCTGCGGGCCGCTGGTCGATTACTATCAGCGAGCCGGACGGCTGATCATTCTGGACGCCGAAGGCGAACCGGAGGCCGTCGGGACGAGCCTGATCCAGACGGTCGAGTCGATTCGATCCGGGAAAGCCCGCTACGCGACGGCTGCGGACCTCAGCCGCATTCAGCCCCGCGATGTGTTCACCCCTCATCCCTTGCCGAAGGCGGCGATGCGGCGCGCACTCGACCTTGTTTTGCTGGGCGCGCCCGGATGCGGCAAAGGCACGCAGGCGGAGGAATTGAGCAAACAATTCCCCCTCCGCCACGTCGCCACCGGCGACCTCTTTCGCGAGCACCTCAAGAACCAAACGGACCTCGGCAAGCTGGCCAAGGCGTATATGGATCAGGGCGACCTGGTGCCGGACGATATCACGGACGCGATGGTCGCGGAGCGGCTTTCGCACCCGGACACGACGGAGGGTTTCATCCTCGACGGTTACCCGCGCACGCTGCAGCAAGCGGAGGCGCTTCAGGAGACGTTGGGCGGTTTGAAACGCAAACTCGCAGGCGTCATCTACATCAAGGTTCCAGACGCCGAAATCGTGAGCCGGCTCTCCGGCCGGTTGATTTGCCGCCAATGCCAGACGCCGTTCCATCTTCGGTTCAAGCCGCCGGCCAAACCCGGATTGTGCGATTTGTGCCAGGGCCCGCTTTATCAGCGCGAGGACGACAATCCAGAAACGGTCGAGACTCGGTTGAGGACTTTCCATGCGCAGACTGAACCGTTGATCGAGTACTACCGGCAAGCCGGATTGCTGATTGAGATCGACGGAGCGGCGCCTTTGGCGGACGTGACGGCCAAGACGATTGAGGCCGTCAAGAAGCTCTCCGCGCCTTCGCCGTTCAAACGGATCCATCGCCATTAA